In one window of Chryseobacterium phocaeense DNA:
- a CDS encoding DUF6263 family protein has product MKNVAALMLISSIALVSCKKETATITKVDPKTGKTVTVEVPADSVAKVAENPAIKDSAGVFTQTFKLEKGKTYPLTTYQRDVKTMEDPQGKTITATSESTDEMNFVVNDIKGNVYDMTLNLVAKRNSQNAQGKTVVVDTKMAIPKEDDLKMIWNINKALTGNKLNMKMDTKGNVISITGFDAVYTKVTNAVGTLIKDANQKASVVASLKETFNEKILKDQLKKNLTIIPKKGAKIGEKWTVSENADPSGALKVTSNYVLKSVGNGAAEISITGGIPKKTEKKTQGPITHSLSSELAQNGTIKFDQSTGWITNQNIDVKTTQIETISDGKQSQSMKSISKSSVMINPSAK; this is encoded by the coding sequence ATGAAAAACGTAGCAGCATTAATGCTTATCTCATCTATAGCTTTAGTATCTTGTAAAAAAGAAACGGCGACCATCACTAAAGTAGATCCTAAAACCGGAAAAACAGTCACGGTGGAAGTTCCTGCCGATTCTGTAGCTAAAGTGGCTGAAAACCCTGCAATCAAAGACTCTGCAGGAGTATTCACACAAACTTTCAAACTGGAAAAAGGAAAAACCTACCCTCTTACGACCTACCAGAGAGACGTAAAAACCATGGAAGACCCTCAGGGGAAAACCATTACCGCAACCAGTGAATCTACTGATGAAATGAATTTCGTTGTCAACGATATTAAAGGAAATGTATATGACATGACCCTTAATCTTGTGGCTAAAAGGAATTCCCAGAATGCACAGGGTAAAACCGTAGTGGTAGATACAAAAATGGCTATTCCTAAGGAAGATGACCTGAAAATGATCTGGAATATCAACAAAGCACTTACCGGAAACAAGCTGAACATGAAAATGGACACGAAAGGAAACGTGATCTCCATTACAGGTTTTGATGCGGTATATACCAAAGTGACCAATGCGGTAGGAACCCTTATCAAGGATGCTAACCAGAAAGCCAGCGTTGTAGCCAGCCTTAAGGAAACCTTTAACGAAAAAATACTGAAAGACCAGCTTAAAAAGAACTTAACCATTATTCCTAAAAAAGGAGCAAAAATTGGAGAAAAATGGACTGTTTCTGAAAATGCGGATCCAAGCGGAGCTCTTAAAGTAACCTCAAACTATGTATTGAAAAGCGTAGGAAACGGTGCTGCTGAGATTTCGATAACCGGAGGAATTCCTAAGAAAACCGAAAAGAAAACGCAAGGACCAATCACCCACAGCCTGAGCAGTGAGCTTGCCCAAAACGGGACCATTAAGTTTGACCAGAGCACAGGATGGATCACGAACCAGAATATCGATGTAAAAACCACACAGATTGAGACGATTTCAGACGGAAAACAGTCACAGTCTATGAAAAGCATCTCCAAATCTTCTGTGATGATCAATCCTTCTGCAAAATAA
- a CDS encoding YfhO family protein, producing MAKNKNLIYIAISLVVFIVLAFLYSTPVFSGKQLFQHDIVQYRGGAKELLDYRADTGNETYWSDSMFGGMPTYQMGSQFKGDIIKKIDSNLNFLPRPVNYLFLLFAGFFFLGMVAVRNWKYALLGATFFGLSTYFYIIIAAGHNGKVNTIEYFAPLLAGILLVYIRKQYIWGFIATTLFMGLQIAANHPQMTYYLFLALGFLFLSELVRAIQKKVPMKHFLISSGIIAASCAIGVGMNSQRIMANSEYIKETVRGKQILTNDSHTSGKSGMDKTSILMWSYGKLETLNLFIPRLMGGGSQEPEAKEMMNRVQELIQENVGSQAEMDRISKGFNGVTYWGDQPGTSGPAYQGAVVCFLALLGFFFAWKKYRYWILGASILTVLLAWGSNFMPLSDFFIDYVPFYSKFRAPSSILVVVELLFPLIAIIGIYRFFTDEKLTEEYKKKILLYVSGGTLGLLLILLLFGKSLLGFYTDNEKLYFPPFLLDYLADERFKLFRIDAIKALIYVAITAVVLFMTMKKKLSQNIALIIIGTVSLFDLWTVNKRYLNDENYVDKVFAENPFQTESSDLLAEKVQGNPNLESILANVNVNKTLETIAEKDKTHYRVFNNILGTFSETNTSYFKSSIGGYHAVKLRRYDDVINEYFQVMDSVKVPNVLNLLNAKYWVVGGPEQPQAMPNPKANGNAWFVSDLKFVNTPNEEIKSIGVIDSKKTAVIAASDKSYFNGKPVQADSLAFINLTKYQPNELEFKSQSKTPQLAVFSEIYYPHGWKIFVDEKEVPYIKADYLLRAVHVPAGNHNIRMVFEPEVIEKGKWVSLFCFGLFIALSAFGIFWMNKNKKKEQLA from the coding sequence ATGGCTAAAAATAAAAACTTAATTTATATTGCAATTTCATTAGTTGTATTTATAGTTTTAGCATTTTTATACTCCACTCCTGTTTTTTCAGGGAAACAGCTTTTCCAGCATGATATCGTTCAGTACAGAGGAGGCGCAAAAGAACTCCTGGACTACAGGGCCGATACCGGAAACGAAACCTACTGGAGTGATTCCATGTTTGGAGGGATGCCGACCTATCAGATGGGAAGCCAGTTCAAAGGGGACATCATTAAAAAGATCGACAGCAACCTGAATTTCCTGCCAAGGCCGGTTAATTATCTATTCCTGCTCTTTGCAGGATTCTTCTTCCTTGGAATGGTAGCCGTCAGAAACTGGAAATACGCTTTACTCGGCGCCACTTTCTTCGGTTTATCTACTTATTTTTATATTATTATTGCCGCCGGCCACAACGGTAAGGTAAATACCATAGAGTATTTCGCGCCGCTTTTAGCCGGAATATTACTGGTCTATATCCGGAAACAATACATTTGGGGATTCATTGCCACTACCCTGTTTATGGGGCTTCAGATTGCAGCGAACCACCCGCAGATGACGTATTACCTGTTTCTGGCGCTAGGATTTTTATTCCTTTCCGAACTGGTAAGAGCCATTCAGAAAAAAGTTCCGATGAAGCATTTTCTTATTTCATCAGGAATCATTGCCGCTTCATGCGCAATCGGTGTTGGAATGAATTCCCAGAGGATTATGGCCAATTCCGAGTACATTAAGGAAACCGTACGTGGAAAACAGATCCTGACCAACGACAGTCACACTTCAGGAAAATCAGGAATGGATAAAACCAGCATCCTGATGTGGAGTTACGGAAAACTGGAAACCCTGAACCTATTCATCCCAAGACTGATGGGTGGCGGAAGCCAGGAACCGGAAGCCAAAGAAATGATGAACCGTGTGCAGGAGCTTATCCAGGAAAATGTAGGTTCGCAGGCTGAAATGGACAGGATTTCAAAAGGATTCAATGGAGTTACGTATTGGGGAGACCAGCCGGGAACATCCGGTCCGGCTTACCAGGGAGCTGTAGTATGTTTCCTTGCCTTGCTGGGATTCTTCTTCGCATGGAAAAAATACCGATACTGGATTCTCGGAGCTTCCATCCTGACTGTTTTACTGGCTTGGGGAAGCAATTTCATGCCGCTGTCTGACTTCTTTATCGACTACGTTCCTTTTTACAGCAAATTCAGGGCGCCATCTTCTATATTGGTGGTTGTGGAATTATTATTCCCGTTAATTGCCATAATCGGGATCTACAGGTTCTTCACAGACGAAAAACTGACTGAGGAATACAAAAAGAAAATCCTTCTTTATGTAAGCGGGGGAACTTTGGGACTGCTGTTGATTCTTCTGCTCTTTGGAAAATCACTGCTCGGTTTTTATACGGATAACGAAAAATTGTATTTCCCGCCGTTCCTGTTGGATTATCTGGCGGATGAAAGATTCAAATTATTCAGAATTGATGCCATCAAAGCATTGATTTATGTGGCCATAACCGCTGTAGTCCTTTTCATGACCATGAAGAAGAAGCTGAGCCAGAATATTGCTTTGATCATCATAGGAACAGTAAGTTTATTCGATCTTTGGACGGTAAACAAACGTTATCTGAATGATGAAAATTATGTAGATAAAGTTTTTGCTGAAAACCCGTTTCAGACGGAAAGTTCAGATCTACTGGCCGAGAAGGTTCAGGGAAATCCGAATTTAGAATCCATCTTAGCGAATGTCAACGTTAACAAAACGCTTGAAACCATTGCTGAAAAAGACAAAACCCACTACAGGGTTTTCAATAATATTTTAGGAACATTCAGCGAGACGAATACTTCCTATTTCAAGTCTTCCATCGGTGGTTACCATGCCGTAAAACTGAGAAGATATGATGACGTGATCAACGAATATTTCCAGGTCATGGATTCTGTAAAAGTACCGAATGTCCTTAATCTACTTAATGCAAAATACTGGGTTGTAGGCGGACCGGAACAGCCTCAGGCTATGCCGAACCCGAAAGCAAACGGAAATGCATGGTTTGTCAGCGATCTGAAATTTGTAAATACTCCTAACGAAGAAATTAAATCTATCGGGGTAATCGACAGTAAGAAAACAGCTGTTATTGCAGCTTCTGATAAATCCTATTTCAACGGAAAACCTGTTCAGGCAGATTCTTTAGCGTTTATTAATTTAACGAAGTATCAGCCGAATGAGCTGGAATTTAAATCCCAGTCTAAAACACCTCAGCTGGCCGTATTTTCAGAAATCTATTATCCTCACGGCTGGAAAATTTTCGTAGATGAAAAAGAAGTTCCTTACATTAAGGCGGATTACCTTCTTCGTGCGGTGCATGTTCCTGCGGGAAATCACAACATCAGAATGGTTTTTGAGCCTGAAGTGATTGAAAAAGGAAAATGGGTTTCCCTTTTCTGTTTCGGATTATTCATTGCGCTGAGCGCATTCGGGATTTTCTGGATGAATAAAAATAAGAAAAAGGAACAGCTTGCTTAG
- a CDS encoding glycosyltransferase family protein, translating to MEQKKILIITYYWPPAGGPGVQRWLKFAKYLPDFGWNPVIYTPENPSYPLLDESLLTDVPQNIEIVKTKIWEPYQLAEKLNKSNKKFKAGQFDVGKNQSWKSRLSIWVRGNFFIPDARVFWVKPSIKFLEQYLKENKIEVVVTSGPPHSLHMIGLGLKKKFPDLKWIADFRDPWTEISYYKHLKLTKSSDRKHRQLESAVFKNADITLATSYTDAENFRKAGANAVCITNGFDESDASTPLSVTGERTNVQKGEKANQPISGSFTLSYIGVLEQLRNPENLWKVLDELVKKNKDFADNFTLKFAGRVDDKILQTIENSSLKNHILNLGYISHDKAVEEMASSDLLLITNFPNESSKGIIPGKIFEYLATGKQIISFGPDEADVSKILTETSAGKHFGYEDSKVVRDFILEKFELWKNGSLIENTQNIEQFSRKNLTKKLVEIL from the coding sequence ATGGAACAAAAAAAAATACTGATCATCACCTATTACTGGCCTCCTGCGGGAGGTCCTGGTGTTCAGAGATGGCTGAAGTTTGCAAAATACCTGCCTGATTTTGGCTGGAATCCTGTGATCTATACTCCCGAAAATCCAAGCTATCCTCTACTCGATGAAAGTCTTCTGACAGACGTTCCGCAAAACATAGAGATCGTAAAAACCAAAATATGGGAACCTTACCAGCTGGCTGAAAAGCTGAATAAAAGCAATAAAAAATTTAAAGCCGGACAGTTTGATGTCGGGAAAAACCAAAGCTGGAAATCCAGACTTTCCATCTGGGTACGAGGAAACTTTTTCATTCCGGATGCCCGGGTATTCTGGGTAAAACCCTCCATTAAATTTTTAGAACAGTATTTAAAAGAAAATAAAATAGAAGTGGTGGTGACTTCCGGTCCGCCCCACTCTCTTCATATGATAGGCCTGGGTCTTAAAAAGAAATTCCCGGATCTGAAATGGATTGCAGATTTCCGTGACCCATGGACTGAAATTTCTTACTACAAACACCTAAAGCTTACCAAAAGCTCCGACAGAAAGCACCGTCAGCTGGAAAGTGCTGTTTTTAAAAATGCGGACATCACTCTGGCCACCAGCTATACCGATGCGGAGAATTTCAGGAAGGCAGGTGCGAATGCAGTTTGTATTACGAATGGATTTGATGAAAGCGATGCTTCTACTCCGCTCAGCGTGACAGGCGAAAGGACGAATGTGCAAAAGGGCGAAAAGGCAAATCAGCCAATCAGCGGGTCTTTTACATTGAGCTATATTGGGGTGCTTGAACAGCTGCGGAACCCTGAGAATCTCTGGAAGGTACTGGATGAGTTGGTTAAGAAAAATAAAGATTTTGCCGATAATTTTACGCTGAAATTTGCAGGAAGAGTGGATGATAAGATTCTTCAAACTATTGAAAATTCAAGTCTGAAAAACCACATCCTGAACCTGGGCTATATTTCCCATGATAAAGCGGTGGAAGAAATGGCCAGCTCAGATCTTCTGCTGATCACCAATTTCCCCAATGAATCGTCGAAAGGGATTATCCCCGGTAAAATTTTTGAGTATCTCGCAACCGGAAAACAGATTATTTCTTTTGGTCCGGATGAAGCAGATGTTTCAAAAATCCTTACTGAAACCAGTGCCGGAAAACATTTTGGCTATGAAGATTCTAAAGTTGTTAGAGATTTTATCCTGGAGAAATTTGAACTTTGGAAAAATGGAAGTCTTATTGAAAACACTCAGAATATTGAGCAGTTTTCCAGAAAAAATCTGACTAAAAAACTGGTTGAGATTTTATAA
- a CDS encoding YpdA family putative bacillithiol disulfide reductase produces the protein MEILDILIIGGGPIGLNCALEAKKNNLTYLIIEKGTIVNSLYHYPLYMRFFSTAEKLEIDGIPFISTAPKPGRQEALEYYQGIARQREININLYEKVLKVSKTGEIFDIETSKSTYKAKNVVISTGFYDIPNLMNVPGENLPKVKHYYTEPYPYAKQKVVVVGSSNSAVDAALETYRKGADVTMIIRHSEISKSVKYWVKPDIENRIAEGSIKASFNSEIVEITENSVIFKDKNGQTREIENDFVLALTGYLPDFEFLKNSGIELQGDCMNPLYHPETMETNIPNLYLAGVVCGGKDTHLWFIENSRIHAEMIVGHIVSGK, from the coding sequence ATGGAAATTTTAGACATCCTTATTATCGGAGGCGGACCTATCGGTCTTAACTGTGCACTCGAAGCCAAAAAAAATAATCTGACGTATCTGATCATAGAAAAGGGAACCATTGTCAACTCTTTATACCATTATCCTTTGTATATGCGATTTTTCTCTACGGCAGAAAAACTGGAGATAGACGGTATTCCTTTTATTTCTACAGCTCCAAAGCCCGGCCGTCAGGAAGCACTGGAGTATTATCAGGGAATTGCGAGACAAAGGGAAATTAATATCAACCTCTATGAAAAAGTGCTGAAAGTTTCTAAAACCGGGGAGATTTTTGATATTGAAACCTCGAAATCCACATATAAAGCCAAAAACGTCGTGATTTCCACCGGGTTCTATGATATTCCCAACCTCATGAATGTTCCGGGTGAAAACCTTCCGAAAGTGAAACATTATTATACAGAACCCTATCCTTATGCAAAGCAGAAAGTGGTGGTGGTAGGTTCCAGCAATTCCGCTGTAGATGCCGCCCTTGAAACCTACAGAAAAGGAGCAGATGTAACGATGATCATCCGTCATTCCGAAATCTCGAAAAGCGTAAAATATTGGGTAAAACCGGATATTGAAAACCGGATTGCAGAAGGGAGCATCAAAGCCAGTTTCAATTCAGAGATTGTAGAAATTACAGAAAATTCTGTTATTTTTAAAGATAAAAACGGACAGACCAGAGAAATTGAAAATGATTTTGTCCTTGCGCTGACCGGCTACCTTCCCGATTTTGAATTCTTAAAAAACTCCGGGATAGAATTACAGGGCGACTGTATGAATCCGCTGTACCACCCTGAAACCATGGAAACCAATATTCCGAATTTATACCTGGCCGGCGTTGTTTGCGGAGGAAAAGACACACACCTCTGGTTTATAGAAAACTCACGGATTCATGCGGAAATGATTGTGGGGCATATTGTTTCGGGGAAATAG
- a CDS encoding glutamine--tRNA ligase/YqeY domain fusion protein, which yields MEEEKKSLNFIEQIIEDDMANGLKKDQIRFRFPPEPNGYLHIGHTKAICINFGLGEKYNAPVNLRFDDTNPEKEEQEFVDSIKKDVEWLGFKWDKELYASDYFQQLYEWAVQMIKEGKAYVDEQPSEVITEQRKNPAEPGIESPYRNRPVEESLDLFERMKNGEFEEGSMSLRAQIDMVSPNMNLRDPVMYRILKRPHHRTGTAWKIYPMYDWAHGESDYLEQVSHSLCSLEFENHRPLYNWYLDQVYDESKIAPKQREFARMNVSYMITSKRKLQRLVAEKAVTGWDDPRMPTISGMRRKGFTPASIKNFIEKVGVAKRENLIEIQLLDFCVREDLNKVAKRVMAVVDPVKLVIENYPEGKEEWLETENNPEQENAGTREIPFSRELYIEREDFKEEANNKFFRLKLGGEVRLKSAYIIKAERVEKDENGEITTIYATYDEKSKSGSGTEESLRKVKGTLHWVSATHAIPVDVRIYEKLFTVEQPDAEKDVDFLNFINPESVTTIKGFAEPTLKDVAVGEPLQFQRIGYFTKDQDSTDSNLVFNRTVTLKDSYKPE from the coding sequence ATGGAAGAAGAAAAAAAATCACTCAATTTTATTGAGCAAATTATTGAAGATGACATGGCAAATGGTCTGAAAAAAGATCAGATCCGTTTCCGTTTTCCCCCTGAACCTAATGGATACCTGCATATTGGCCACACAAAGGCTATCTGCATCAACTTTGGCCTGGGTGAAAAATACAATGCTCCCGTAAACCTTCGTTTCGACGACACGAATCCTGAAAAAGAAGAACAGGAATTCGTGGATTCTATCAAAAAAGACGTTGAATGGTTAGGTTTCAAATGGGATAAAGAGCTGTATGCATCCGACTACTTCCAGCAGCTTTACGAGTGGGCTGTACAGATGATCAAAGAAGGAAAAGCTTATGTAGATGAACAACCTTCAGAAGTGATCACCGAACAGAGAAAGAATCCTGCAGAGCCGGGAATAGAATCGCCGTACAGAAACCGTCCGGTGGAAGAATCTCTTGATCTTTTTGAAAGAATGAAGAACGGGGAGTTTGAAGAAGGCTCCATGTCTCTTCGTGCTCAGATCGATATGGTTTCCCCGAATATGAACTTACGTGATCCTGTGATGTACAGAATCCTGAAAAGACCTCACCACAGAACCGGTACCGCATGGAAAATTTATCCGATGTACGACTGGGCACATGGTGAATCCGATTATCTGGAGCAGGTTTCCCACTCATTATGTTCATTGGAATTTGAAAACCACAGACCTCTTTATAACTGGTACCTGGATCAGGTGTACGACGAATCTAAGATCGCTCCGAAACAGAGAGAATTTGCCAGAATGAATGTGTCTTATATGATCACTTCCAAAAGAAAGCTTCAGAGGCTGGTTGCTGAAAAAGCGGTGACTGGTTGGGATGATCCGAGAATGCCTACGATCTCAGGAATGAGAAGGAAAGGATTCACTCCGGCATCCATCAAGAACTTCATTGAAAAAGTGGGGGTGGCCAAAAGAGAAAACCTTATTGAGATCCAGTTATTGGATTTCTGCGTGCGCGAAGACCTGAATAAGGTTGCAAAACGTGTCATGGCCGTAGTAGATCCTGTAAAACTTGTCATCGAAAATTATCCTGAAGGGAAGGAAGAATGGCTTGAAACTGAAAATAATCCTGAACAGGAAAATGCAGGAACAAGAGAAATTCCTTTTTCAAGAGAATTATATATTGAAAGAGAAGATTTCAAAGAAGAAGCAAATAATAAATTCTTCAGACTTAAATTAGGCGGAGAAGTCCGTTTAAAATCAGCTTACATCATTAAGGCGGAAAGAGTAGAGAAGGACGAGAACGGTGAGATCACCACCATTTATGCTACCTACGATGAAAAGAGTAAATCCGGAAGCGGAACCGAAGAAAGCTTAAGAAAAGTGAAAGGAACCCTGCATTGGGTTTCTGCTACCCATGCGATCCCGGTAGATGTAAGGATCTATGAAAAACTTTTCACAGTGGAACAGCCTGACGCTGAGAAAGATGTAGATTTCCTGAACTTCATCAATCCGGAATCGGTAACTACCATCAAAGGATTTGCGGAACCGACTCTTAAAGACGTCGCAGTGGGAGAACCCCTTCAGTTCCAGAGAATCGGGTACTTTACAAAAGATCAGGATTCTACAGACTCCAATCTGGTATTTAACCGTACGGTAACTTTGAAAGATTCTTATAAACCGGAATAA
- a CDS encoding alpha/beta hydrolase codes for MAVYILSNRKIVRHKGEKLDSFSNDEYSIPNFRIAKCDFDSYKEPTAAAKKKKDYNNRNILNYKLFSEPEKQGYTEVLEVLQNEKGIKKSSLTANNLGGTQRLFYELYKNMSSTKERSDVMIFIHGYAYDFDDELKAIIDLKRLFIDNPASPVEHILFVSWPASSSIVPLTYFDDKASSINSGSSLMRLFYFYTQFLKDIFSNRDLAPCNQRIHLMAHSMGNRVLQSMLYSLKRENILRVIDQVLLLNADVTYKVFEDSEDSFNKLPLLANRISIYLNRKDTILGISQFTKNILTPRLGKNGPGDIEKFRDVVSVIDCTFAEDDVLGGFKYDIGNHWGYLSSSMVQKDIFQNLYGVDRNLITGRSKQNENIFTIIS; via the coding sequence ATGGCTGTTTATATCCTGAGCAATCGTAAGATCGTCCGTCACAAGGGCGAGAAACTAGATTCATTCTCGAATGATGAATACTCTATTCCCAACTTCAGGATCGCAAAATGTGATTTTGATAGCTATAAGGAACCTACCGCAGCAGCTAAGAAAAAGAAAGATTATAACAACCGTAATATCCTGAATTATAAATTATTCTCTGAGCCCGAAAAACAGGGGTATACGGAAGTTCTGGAAGTTCTTCAGAACGAAAAAGGGATCAAAAAATCTTCTCTCACAGCCAATAATCTCGGAGGCACCCAACGGTTGTTCTATGAGCTGTACAAGAATATGTCTTCTACCAAAGAAAGGAGTGATGTTATGATTTTTATTCACGGCTATGCGTATGATTTTGATGATGAATTAAAGGCGATCATTGATCTTAAGAGGCTATTTATTGATAATCCGGCTTCGCCTGTAGAGCACATCCTGTTTGTAAGCTGGCCGGCCTCCAGCAGTATTGTTCCCCTTACCTATTTTGATGATAAAGCATCCAGTATCAATTCGGGATCGTCACTGATGCGGCTGTTTTATTTTTATACCCAGTTTTTAAAAGATATTTTCTCGAACCGTGACCTTGCTCCCTGCAATCAGAGAATTCACCTGATGGCGCACTCCATGGGAAACAGGGTTCTTCAGAGTATGCTGTACAGCCTTAAAAGAGAGAACATCCTTAGGGTAATAGACCAGGTGCTTCTATTAAATGCTGATGTCACGTACAAAGTCTTCGAGGATTCGGAGGACTCATTTAATAAACTTCCGTTACTGGCTAACCGTATATCTATTTATCTGAACAGAAAAGATACCATCCTGGGCATTTCTCAGTTCACTAAAAATATCCTTACGCCAAGGCTAGGCAAGAACGGGCCGGGAGATATTGAAAAATTCAGGGATGTAGTTTCTGTTATCGACTGTACTTTCGCAGAGGATGATGTGTTGGGCGGCTTTAAATATGATATAGGAAACCATTGGGGATACCTGTCCAGCTCTATGGTGCAGAAAGATATTTTTCAGAATTTATATGGCGTTGACAGGAATTTAATTACCGGCAGATCTAAACAAAACGAAAATATTTTCACTATTATTTCTTAA
- a CDS encoding o-succinylbenzoate synthase: MKAKYFRYLLEFKRPGGTSRGVLREKETFILEVEENGKKGIGECALFRGLSYDDRPDYEEKLQWLCDNINLEPSRLKKELNEFPSLWFGYEQAILNLRHGENLYFPGEFTEGKSAIMINGLIWMGDVQYMEEQIHEKLEQGFHCIKLKIGVDWESEHKILQELRGKFSAETLELRVDANGGFSREEAEVVLQQLADLHIHSIEQPVKAGNWKDMAALCAKTPTPVALDEELIGITDPDEKKRLLETIKPQYIILKPALVGGFAGSDEWISLAEDLNIGWWITSALESNIGLNAIAQYTFTKKSPMPQGLGTGSLFVNNFESSLQLDNELLWFKTC, from the coding sequence ATGAAAGCAAAATATTTCAGATATTTATTGGAATTCAAACGCCCGGGTGGAACATCTCGCGGCGTTTTGCGTGAAAAGGAGACCTTCATTCTTGAAGTTGAAGAAAATGGGAAAAAAGGAATCGGTGAATGTGCATTATTCAGAGGGCTAAGCTATGATGACCGCCCGGATTATGAAGAAAAGCTGCAATGGCTGTGTGACAATATAAACCTTGAACCTTCCCGTTTAAAAAAAGAACTGAATGAATTTCCATCTCTCTGGTTTGGGTATGAGCAGGCGATCCTGAATCTCAGACATGGAGAGAATCTTTATTTCCCAGGCGAGTTTACAGAAGGAAAATCTGCGATTATGATCAATGGGCTGATCTGGATGGGAGATGTGCAGTATATGGAAGAGCAGATCCATGAAAAGCTGGAACAGGGTTTTCATTGCATCAAACTTAAAATCGGTGTTGATTGGGAATCCGAGCACAAAATCCTTCAGGAATTAAGAGGGAAGTTTTCAGCAGAAACTTTGGAACTTAGAGTAGATGCCAATGGCGGATTCAGCAGGGAAGAAGCGGAGGTTGTATTGCAGCAGCTTGCAGATCTGCATATTCATTCCATTGAACAGCCTGTAAAAGCCGGAAACTGGAAAGATATGGCAGCTTTATGTGCTAAAACTCCTACGCCTGTCGCTCTGGATGAAGAACTGATCGGGATCACAGATCCGGATGAAAAGAAAAGACTTTTAGAAACAATAAAGCCTCAGTATATTATTTTGAAGCCCGCTCTGGTTGGTGGTTTTGCCGGTTCAGATGAGTGGATCTCATTGGCAGAAGACCTCAATATTGGTTGGTGGATCACTTCCGCTCTGGAAAGTAATATCGGGCTGAACGCCATTGCCCAATATACATTCACAAAAAAAAGTCCGATGCCACAAGGTTTGGGCACCGGATCTTTATTTGTCAATAATTTCGAATCCAGCTTACAGCTGGACAATGAATTGCTTTGGTTTAAAACCTGTTAG
- the fbp gene encoding class 1 fructose-bisphosphatase, whose protein sequence is MSNQPLQTLGEFLIDKQDDFQYSTGEFSRLLSAIRLASKVVNREVNKAGIVDITGAAGNQNIQGEEQQKLDVIANEIFITALSQREVVCGIASEENDDFIDIKCGENGHLSKYVVLIDPLDGSSNIDVNVSVGTIFSIYRRVTEPGTPVQLEDFLQKGINQIAAGYVIYGSSTMIVYTTGNGVNGFTLDPSLGTYYLSHPNMTFPTSGKIYSINEGNYIKFPQGVKNYLKYCQMEEGDRPYTSRYIGSLVADFHRNMLKGGIYIYPSYSQAPNGKLRLLYECNPMAFLAEQAGGKATDGFRRILEVEPTELHQRIPFFCGSIQMVEKAEEFMRIDSVK, encoded by the coding sequence ATGTCAAATCAACCATTACAGACTTTAGGAGAATTTCTTATTGATAAGCAGGATGATTTTCAGTATTCTACGGGAGAATTTTCCCGTCTTCTGAGTGCAATAAGATTAGCTTCAAAAGTGGTAAACAGAGAAGTGAATAAAGCCGGAATTGTAGATATAACAGGAGCTGCGGGGAATCAGAATATCCAGGGAGAAGAACAGCAGAAACTGGATGTAATTGCCAATGAAATTTTTATTACGGCTTTGTCCCAGAGAGAGGTGGTTTGTGGGATTGCTTCTGAAGAAAATGATGACTTTATTGACATTAAATGTGGCGAAAACGGACACTTAAGCAAATATGTTGTACTGATCGATCCTTTGGACGGGTCTTCCAATATTGACGTTAATGTTTCCGTAGGAACTATTTTTTCTATTTACAGAAGGGTGACTGAGCCGGGAACTCCTGTTCAGCTGGAAGATTTCCTTCAAAAGGGGATTAATCAGATTGCGGCGGGTTATGTTATTTACGGTTCTTCCACGATGATTGTTTATACTACAGGAAACGGCGTGAACGGATTCACTCTGGATCCGTCTTTGGGAACCTATTATCTTTCCCATCCGAATATGACCTTTCCTACCAGTGGAAAAATTTACTCTATTAATGAGGGGAATTATATCAAGTTTCCGCAAGGAGTTAAAAACTATCTAAAGTACTGCCAGATGGAAGAAGGAGACCGTCCTTATACCTCAAGATACATTGGTTCTTTAGTGGCGGATTTCCATAGAAATATGCTGAAAGGAGGAATTTATATTTATCCTTCCTATTCCCAGGCTCCCAACGGAAAGCTGAGACTGTTATATGAATGTAATCCTATGGCATTCCTTGCAGAACAGGCTGGTGGAAAAGCTACAGACGGATTCAGAAGAATTCTTGAAGTAGAGCCTACCGAGCTTCATCAGAGAATCCCGTTTTTCTGCGGAAGCATCCAGATGGTAGAAAAAGCGGAGGAGTTTATGAGGATCGACAGTGTAAAATAA